A genome region from Arthrobacter sp. SLBN-100 includes the following:
- a CDS encoding YhgE/Pip family protein, with product MTVLRLARSELKRMTGGLLPKLTILALTMVPLLYGAVYLYANWDPYGNLDQIDAALVVEDAGATASDGTGLQAGSKVADSLVEGNVFHWIPVASAQEADKGVSSGKYAFALKIPEDFSAHLVSPGSFDSASQAMLNVTTNDANNYLLSTIVDKLTTSVHSTVAADVGEETANQLLTGFGTIHTQMVKAADGAGQVADGVAALRDGTAALHDGTTGLASGADELYAGQLKLRDGANQLTDGAGQLSSGLSVLKDKTATLPSDSQTLAAGAAQVAAGNAQLNTRIQDVTAQLEAADQGLRTRVVESNTRLIAAGVLTQAQADSILADFDSVAGSSPMAAAKTKIQTDAAQIQQLADGSEAVSVGAAQLAAGTPALKEAILQASGAADQLHTGAATLATGEQAAVDGAAALAQGAHKVDDGAAQLEQGAGTAADGSRTLADELGKGAGQVPNPDDTQKSNLSRVIADPVAVSNVSQAKAGSYGAGLAPFFLTLALWIGVFMLVQAMRPLTQRALASNARSWKIALGGWLPFFAVSVAQATILTLVVNLALGLDAAHPVLMWLFMLAAAMAFSAIIQGIVALLGSPGKLVVLILLVLQLVSSGGTFPWQTTPQPLHVVHEILPMGYVVTGMRHLIYGADLSMIVPTVLGLLGYTALGLAMSTLAVRKGKFWTLKTLQPEIAV from the coding sequence GTGACTGTACTGCGGCTGGCCCGCTCAGAACTCAAGCGGATGACCGGCGGGCTGTTGCCCAAGCTGACCATCCTCGCCCTCACCATGGTCCCCCTGCTGTACGGCGCGGTGTACCTCTACGCCAACTGGGATCCCTACGGCAACCTGGATCAGATCGATGCGGCCTTGGTGGTTGAGGACGCCGGTGCCACCGCCAGCGACGGCACCGGACTCCAGGCCGGCTCAAAGGTTGCCGACAGCCTGGTCGAGGGCAATGTCTTCCACTGGATCCCGGTGGCGAGCGCGCAGGAGGCCGATAAAGGGGTCAGCAGCGGCAAGTACGCTTTCGCGCTGAAGATCCCGGAGGACTTCTCCGCCCACCTCGTCTCCCCCGGCAGCTTTGATTCCGCCAGCCAGGCCATGCTCAACGTCACCACTAATGACGCAAACAACTACCTGCTGAGCACGATCGTGGACAAGCTGACTACGTCGGTGCACAGCACCGTCGCCGCAGACGTTGGCGAAGAGACCGCCAACCAGCTGCTCACCGGCTTTGGCACTATCCACACGCAGATGGTCAAAGCAGCCGACGGCGCTGGCCAGGTCGCCGACGGTGTGGCCGCCCTCCGGGACGGGACGGCTGCACTGCACGACGGAACCACCGGCCTGGCCAGCGGAGCCGACGAGCTCTACGCCGGGCAGCTTAAGCTGCGCGACGGCGCCAACCAGCTGACCGACGGCGCCGGCCAGCTGAGCAGTGGACTCTCGGTCCTGAAGGACAAGACGGCCACCTTGCCCAGCGATTCGCAGACCTTGGCGGCAGGCGCCGCGCAGGTGGCTGCGGGCAACGCCCAGCTGAATACCAGGATCCAAGACGTGACGGCGCAACTCGAGGCAGCCGACCAGGGCCTCCGCACCCGGGTGGTGGAGTCAAACACCAGGCTCATCGCCGCCGGCGTGCTCACCCAGGCCCAGGCTGACAGCATCCTGGCCGACTTCGACTCGGTGGCCGGCTCAAGCCCCATGGCGGCTGCCAAAACGAAGATCCAGACCGACGCTGCCCAGATCCAGCAGCTGGCGGACGGTTCGGAAGCCGTCAGCGTGGGCGCGGCCCAGCTTGCCGCCGGCACCCCGGCATTGAAGGAAGCCATTCTCCAGGCTTCCGGGGCTGCCGACCAGCTCCACACTGGCGCGGCAACACTGGCCACCGGCGAGCAGGCAGCCGTGGACGGCGCCGCCGCCCTGGCCCAGGGGGCACACAAGGTGGACGACGGCGCCGCGCAGCTCGAACAGGGAGCGGGCACGGCCGCGGACGGTTCCCGGACCCTGGCGGACGAGCTCGGCAAGGGCGCGGGGCAGGTTCCGAACCCTGATGACACCCAGAAGAGCAACCTGTCCCGGGTGATCGCCGATCCCGTCGCGGTCAGCAACGTGTCGCAGGCGAAAGCCGGGTCCTACGGCGCCGGGCTGGCACCGTTCTTCCTTACCCTGGCTCTGTGGATCGGCGTCTTTATGCTGGTCCAGGCCATGCGGCCGCTCACCCAGCGGGCTTTGGCCTCCAATGCGCGGTCGTGGAAGATCGCCCTCGGAGGCTGGCTGCCCTTCTTCGCGGTCTCCGTTGCACAGGCCACCATCCTCACCCTGGTGGTTAACCTCGCGCTGGGCCTGGATGCCGCCCATCCGGTCCTGATGTGGCTCTTTATGCTGGCGGCCGCCATGGCCTTCAGCGCAATCATCCAGGGAATCGTGGCACTGCTGGGCTCCCCCGGCAAGCTGGTGGTGCTGATCCTGCTGGTGCTGCAGCTTGTTTCCTCCGGCGGCACGTTCCCCTGGCAGACCACGCCGCAGCCCCTGCACGTGGTGCACGAGATCCTGCCCATGGGCTACGTGGTGACCGGAATGCGCCATCTGATCTACGGCGCCGACCTGTCGATGATCGTCCCGACAGTGCTGGGCCTCCTCGGCTACACGGCCCTGGGGCTGGCGATGTCCACGCTGGCGGTTCGCAAGGGGAAATTCTGGACCCTGAAGACGCTGCAACCAGAGATCGCAGTATGA
- a CDS encoding ABC transporter ATP-binding protein: MLSAQQLHVRGRRDPLLPATSLHVSRGGLTLVAGERQDHRTALALVLSGRMKATSGSVSWDGNRGIRRVRMAGALVDAPGVNEPERHLSVRDLVTEDLALIPRRYRGALLSNPWLKVNSFEDIADQWIEQLDPLRRLELLTALALANPHTDLLVVDSPDRHTARTASWLPRLERLATDAGRPLAVVATVGALPPSWSGSFASIGNAEGPNEEGPNEEGSNEVHAARVSHVDAQEFELKTEDAK; encoded by the coding sequence TTGCTCTCAGCTCAGCAGCTCCATGTCCGCGGCCGCCGCGACCCCCTGCTTCCGGCCACTTCGCTTCACGTCAGCCGCGGCGGACTGACACTCGTAGCCGGGGAACGGCAGGACCACCGCACGGCGCTGGCGCTGGTACTCAGCGGCCGGATGAAGGCCACCAGCGGATCTGTCAGCTGGGACGGCAACCGCGGGATCAGGCGGGTGCGGATGGCCGGTGCCCTCGTGGACGCTCCCGGCGTCAATGAGCCCGAGCGCCACCTCAGTGTCCGTGACCTGGTGACAGAGGACCTGGCCCTGATTCCCCGTCGCTACCGCGGCGCCCTGCTCAGCAACCCATGGCTCAAGGTGAACAGCTTTGAGGACATCGCGGATCAGTGGATCGAGCAGCTGGACCCCTTGCGCAGGCTGGAGCTCCTGACAGCCCTGGCGCTCGCCAATCCGCACACGGACCTGCTGGTGGTGGACTCCCCCGACCGGCACACCGCCCGCACCGCCAGCTGGCTGCCGCGCCTGGAGCGGCTTGCCACCGACGCCGGGCGGCCGCTCGCCGTCGTGGCCACCGTGGGCGCCCTGCCGCCGTCGTGGTCCGGTTCCTTCGCCAGCATCGGCAATGCAGAAGGCCCCAACGAAGAAGGCCCCAACGAAGAAGGCTCCAACGAAGTCCACGCGGCGAGGGTGAGCCACGTGGATGCCCAGGAATTTGAACTCAAGACCGAGGATGCCAAGTGA
- a CDS encoding dihydrolipoyl dehydrogenase family protein: MPEPVLREVDVVVIGAGAVGENVADRVVQGGLTAVVVEAELVGGECSYWACMPSKALLRPGTALHGAQTLPGAKEAVTRTLDSAAVLKFRDYMTSSWQDDGQVKWLDDTGIELIRGHAWLTAPKSVEVAGLDGNSYQLKARHAVVLATGSAPNTPPIKGLQDVQVWGTREATSAQEVPDRLVVLGGGVAGTELAQAFARLGSTVTLVARSGLLRNFPAEAAKLVAAGLRADGVEIRLNTATDSIRENDDGTLSLQLGDGSSVAADKVLVATGRHPALEGLGLESVGFEPDESGHLKLTADNSGLVEGPPGEEPWLYAVGDAAGKNLYTHQGKYEARATGDAIAARAKGELAGVAQDWSRFAQTANEHAVPSVVFTDPELAAVGRTLEAAQKDGYNASSVELPIQVSGSALHSENYEGWAQVVIDEDRKVLLGATFAGPGVAELLHAATIAVVGEVPLDRLWHAVPSFPTISEVWLRLLEKYGL; encoded by the coding sequence ATGCCCGAGCCAGTGTTGCGCGAAGTTGATGTGGTGGTGATCGGCGCAGGTGCCGTGGGGGAAAACGTGGCAGACAGGGTAGTCCAGGGCGGGCTCACAGCAGTGGTGGTGGAAGCGGAACTGGTGGGCGGCGAATGCTCCTACTGGGCCTGCATGCCCTCAAAGGCCCTGCTGCGCCCCGGCACTGCCCTCCACGGTGCACAAACGTTGCCCGGAGCCAAGGAAGCAGTAACACGTACCCTCGATTCAGCAGCCGTGCTGAAGTTCCGGGACTATATGACGTCCAGCTGGCAGGATGACGGCCAGGTGAAGTGGCTGGACGATACCGGCATCGAACTCATTCGCGGCCACGCCTGGCTCACCGCGCCGAAATCAGTGGAGGTAGCCGGGCTGGACGGCAACTCCTATCAGCTCAAGGCCCGCCATGCCGTGGTACTGGCCACCGGTTCCGCGCCCAACACTCCCCCGATCAAAGGACTTCAGGACGTCCAGGTGTGGGGAACCCGGGAGGCAACGTCCGCCCAGGAGGTTCCGGACCGCCTGGTGGTTCTCGGCGGGGGCGTCGCCGGCACGGAACTGGCACAGGCCTTTGCCCGGCTGGGTTCGACCGTAACGCTTGTGGCGCGCAGCGGGCTGCTGCGAAACTTCCCGGCGGAGGCTGCCAAGCTCGTTGCGGCAGGACTGCGCGCGGACGGCGTGGAGATCCGGCTCAACACCGCCACGGACAGCATCAGGGAGAACGACGACGGCACGCTCAGCCTGCAGCTTGGTGACGGTTCCAGCGTGGCAGCGGACAAGGTCCTGGTTGCCACAGGCCGCCATCCCGCCCTGGAAGGACTCGGGCTGGAAAGCGTGGGCTTCGAGCCCGACGAGTCAGGGCACCTGAAACTCACGGCAGACAATTCGGGCCTGGTTGAAGGGCCTCCCGGAGAGGAGCCCTGGCTCTATGCCGTGGGCGATGCTGCCGGCAAGAACCTGTATACGCACCAGGGAAAGTACGAGGCCCGGGCCACCGGAGACGCTATCGCCGCCCGCGCCAAGGGAGAACTGGCTGGCGTCGCCCAGGATTGGAGCCGCTTCGCCCAGACCGCCAACGAGCACGCCGTGCCAAGTGTTGTCTTCACCGATCCGGAACTCGCCGCCGTGGGCCGCACCCTGGAGGCTGCGCAAAAGGACGGCTACAACGCCTCCTCCGTGGAACTTCCCATCCAGGTGTCAGGGTCCGCACTCCATTCCGAGAACTACGAGGGCTGGGCCCAGGTGGTGATTGATGAGGACCGCAAGGTCCTGCTTGGAGCCACCTTCGCCGGACCGGGTGTAGCCGAGCTCCTGCACGCAGCGACCATCGCAGTGGTGGGCGAAGTGCCGCTGGACCGGCTGTGGCATGCCGTTCCTTCGTTCCCCACCATCAGCGAAGTCTGGCTGCGCCTCCTCGAAAAGTACGGACTATGA
- a CDS encoding phosphoenolpyruvate carboxykinase (GTP), producing the protein MGDLAQKPLLDNAPTTHAGLLAWVEEVAELTQPDRIYWVDGSEEENTRLTDELVAAGTLTRLNQDLFPNSFAAFSDPADVARVEEQTFICSENKRDAGFTNNWMAPAEMKEKLRGLFSGSMRGRTMYVIPFVMGHLDAEDPKFGVEITDSAYVVASMRIMANIGTAVLDKMTETNAFFVPALHSLGAPLEAGQADVAWPCNPDKWIVHFPEERSIWSFGSGYGGNALLGKKCYALRIASVMARDEGWLAEHMLILKLTSPEKKNYYISAAFPSACGKTNLALLDPTIEGWEVETLGDDITWMRIGKEGELRATNPEAGLFGVAPGTGWGTNPNAMRAIAKGHSIFTNVALTDDGGVWWEGMTDEVPAHLTDWRGNSWTPGSDQPAAHPNSRFCTPISQIDMLAEEYYSPEGVELSAILFGGRRKTTVPLVTQARSWTNGIFMGSTLSSETTAAAAGQVGVLRRDPMAMLPFIGYDAGDYLKHWISVSGKANPERLPHIFLVNWFRRTADGDFAWPGFGDNARVLKWAIERLEGKADAIETPIGFVPAGHALDLTGLDLTHAHVEDAVRVDREEWDAELASIEEWYAKFGDSLPEALLSELEALKERMAQH; encoded by the coding sequence ATGGGCGATCTGGCGCAGAAGCCGCTGCTTGATAACGCACCCACCACACATGCCGGTCTGCTGGCATGGGTCGAGGAGGTTGCTGAGCTTACGCAGCCGGACCGTATCTACTGGGTTGACGGCTCCGAAGAGGAGAACACCCGCCTTACGGACGAACTGGTAGCTGCGGGAACGCTGACCCGGCTCAACCAGGACCTCTTCCCCAACTCCTTTGCCGCCTTCTCCGATCCCGCGGACGTTGCCCGCGTGGAGGAGCAGACCTTCATCTGCTCCGAGAACAAGCGCGACGCAGGCTTCACCAACAACTGGATGGCCCCCGCGGAGATGAAGGAAAAGCTGCGCGGCCTGTTCTCCGGGTCCATGCGCGGCCGCACCATGTACGTCATCCCGTTCGTTATGGGCCACCTCGACGCCGAGGATCCCAAGTTCGGCGTGGAGATCACGGACAGCGCTTACGTCGTCGCCTCGATGCGGATCATGGCGAACATCGGCACAGCCGTGCTGGACAAGATGACTGAGACCAATGCGTTCTTCGTACCGGCGCTGCACTCCCTGGGAGCGCCGCTCGAAGCCGGCCAGGCGGATGTTGCATGGCCGTGCAACCCGGACAAGTGGATTGTCCACTTCCCCGAGGAGCGCTCCATCTGGTCCTTCGGCTCCGGCTACGGCGGCAACGCGCTGCTGGGCAAGAAGTGCTACGCCCTGCGCATCGCGTCGGTCATGGCGCGGGACGAAGGCTGGCTGGCCGAGCACATGCTCATCCTCAAGCTGACCTCGCCGGAGAAGAAGAATTACTACATCTCCGCAGCCTTCCCCTCCGCGTGCGGCAAGACCAACCTTGCCCTGCTTGACCCCACCATTGAAGGCTGGGAGGTGGAGACGCTCGGCGACGACATCACCTGGATGCGGATCGGCAAGGAAGGCGAACTGCGCGCCACGAACCCGGAGGCCGGCCTGTTCGGCGTGGCCCCCGGTACCGGCTGGGGTACCAACCCGAACGCCATGCGCGCCATCGCCAAGGGCCACAGCATCTTCACCAACGTGGCATTGACCGACGACGGCGGTGTCTGGTGGGAGGGCATGACGGACGAGGTGCCTGCGCATCTGACTGACTGGCGGGGCAATTCCTGGACTCCTGGCTCAGACCAGCCGGCCGCGCACCCAAACTCCCGCTTCTGCACACCGATCTCGCAGATCGACATGCTGGCCGAGGAGTACTACAGCCCCGAAGGTGTGGAGCTGTCCGCCATCCTCTTCGGCGGCCGCCGCAAGACGACGGTTCCCCTGGTGACCCAGGCCCGCAGTTGGACCAACGGCATCTTCATGGGTTCCACCCTCTCCTCCGAGACCACGGCTGCAGCGGCCGGCCAGGTGGGCGTGCTCCGCCGCGACCCCATGGCCATGCTGCCGTTCATCGGCTATGACGCCGGCGACTACCTGAAGCACTGGATCAGCGTCTCAGGCAAGGCCAATCCGGAGCGCCTGCCGCACATCTTCCTGGTCAACTGGTTCCGTCGCACTGCCGACGGCGATTTCGCCTGGCCCGGTTTCGGGGACAACGCCCGGGTCCTCAAATGGGCCATTGAGCGCCTCGAAGGCAAGGCTGACGCCATTGAGACCCCGATCGGCTTCGTGCCGGCAGGGCACGCGCTGGACCTCACCGGCCTGGACCTGACCCACGCCCACGTGGAGGACGCCGTCCGCGTGGACCGCGAGGAATGGGATGCCGAGCTGGCCTCCATCGAGGAATGGTACGCAAAGTTCGGCGATTCACTTCCGGAGGCGCTGCTCTCCGAGCTTGAGGCCCTGAAAGAGCGGATGGCTCAGCACTAG
- a CDS encoding globin domain-containing protein, with amino-acid sequence MLSDKSRPVIEATLPLVGSRIGAITPKFYQRLFAAHPELLDGVFSRSNQRSGNQQQALAGSIAAFATHLVSNPGTLPETVLSRIAHRHASLGITEPQYQVVYEHLFAAIAEDLAEVITPEIAEAWTEVYWLMADALIKLEKALYAGQANDKMWMPWRVAAKTAAGAGSMTFTLEPADESPVTPALPGQYISVKVVLPEGLRQVRQYSLSREAGTSRSFTTKLDDGGEVSPVLHNNVQVGDILEISNPYGEITLKEGDGPVVLASAGIGCTPTASILRALAEAGSDRQVLVLHAESTLDNWALRSQMTDDVERLDGAELQLWLEQPEAGAREGFMSLREVDLPANASLYLCGPLPFMKNIRNEAMNAGIPATRIHYEVFGPDIWLAS; translated from the coding sequence ATGCTCTCGGACAAATCCCGCCCTGTCATCGAGGCCACGCTGCCGCTCGTTGGTTCCCGCATTGGCGCCATCACGCCCAAGTTCTACCAGCGGCTCTTCGCCGCGCACCCCGAACTCCTGGATGGCGTCTTCAGCCGCTCCAACCAGCGCTCGGGCAATCAGCAGCAGGCGCTGGCAGGCAGCATCGCGGCCTTCGCCACGCACCTCGTCAGCAACCCGGGCACCCTCCCCGAGACGGTCTTGTCCCGCATCGCCCACCGGCACGCCTCGCTGGGCATCACTGAGCCGCAGTACCAGGTGGTCTACGAGCACCTGTTCGCTGCCATCGCCGAAGACCTGGCGGAGGTGATCACGCCAGAAATCGCCGAAGCTTGGACTGAGGTGTACTGGCTCATGGCGGACGCCTTGATCAAGCTCGAGAAGGCCCTCTACGCCGGCCAGGCCAACGACAAGATGTGGATGCCGTGGCGCGTGGCCGCAAAGACCGCCGCCGGCGCCGGATCCATGACCTTCACCCTTGAGCCCGCGGACGAGAGCCCGGTGACGCCCGCCCTCCCGGGCCAGTACATCAGCGTCAAGGTGGTCCTGCCTGAAGGCCTCCGCCAGGTGCGCCAGTACTCCCTGTCCAGGGAGGCCGGGACCAGCCGCAGCTTCACCACCAAACTGGACGACGGCGGCGAGGTTTCGCCTGTCCTCCACAACAACGTGCAGGTGGGCGACATCCTGGAGATTTCCAACCCGTACGGTGAAATCACCCTCAAGGAGGGCGACGGCCCGGTGGTGCTCGCCTCCGCCGGCATCGGATGCACTCCCACCGCCTCGATCCTGCGCGCACTGGCGGAGGCCGGTTCTGACCGCCAGGTACTGGTGCTCCACGCGGAAAGCACCCTGGACAACTGGGCGCTGCGCAGCCAGATGACGGACGACGTCGAACGCCTGGACGGTGCCGAGCTGCAGCTGTGGCTGGAACAGCCGGAGGCGGGCGCACGGGAAGGGTTCATGTCGCTGCGCGAGGTTGACCTTCCGGCCAATGCGTCCCTGTACCTGTGCGGCCCGCTGCCGTTTATGAAGAACATCCGCAACGAGGCCATGAACGCGGGCATTCCGGCCACGCGGATCCACTACGAGGTCTTTGGCCCGGACATCTGGCTGGCCAGCTAA
- a CDS encoding RrF2 family transcriptional regulator — MKINAFADVSLRALMVLAAAPGGTLLTTQNIADTVGTPYNHVSKAMAKLRNLGLIEVERGRTGGSRLSHAGRIATVGQILRQLDTRTDAAECMAPGRNCPLINECKLRSALARAREAFYRELDDVVIADLPVSRQMDPVFEMIGLRPGL; from the coding sequence ATGAAGATCAACGCTTTTGCCGACGTGAGCCTCCGGGCGCTTATGGTGCTGGCCGCCGCTCCCGGCGGCACACTGCTGACCACACAAAACATCGCCGATACCGTGGGGACGCCCTACAACCACGTCAGCAAGGCGATGGCTAAGCTGAGGAACCTCGGGCTGATCGAGGTGGAGCGCGGCCGGACCGGCGGGTCCCGGCTAAGCCATGCCGGCCGGATTGCCACGGTGGGACAAATCCTGCGGCAACTCGATACCCGGACGGATGCCGCAGAGTGCATGGCCCCGGGCCGCAACTGCCCGCTCATCAACGAATGCAAGCTCCGCTCCGCCCTGGCGCGGGCGCGCGAAGCCTTCTACCGCGAGCTCGACGACGTAGTGATCGCGGACCTTCCGGTGTCCCGGCAAATGGACCCCGTCTTCGAAATGATCGGCCTCCGGCCCGGGCTGTAG
- a CDS encoding phosphomannomutase/phosphoglucomutase: MTSEKTTTFDLSASFKAYDVRGIVGESITAGIVEAVGAAFVDVLQLQGQTILVGGDMRPSSPEFSKAFASGAAARGADVELLDLISTDELYFACGFLNRAGATFTASHNPAGYNGIKMAKAGAVPISSETGLKDIQALAEQYLNTGSIPAVGQRGQISVRDVLKDYAEYLRKLVDLSGSRPLKVVVDAGNGMAGLTTPAVLGDALLPKLPLDIVPLYFELDGSFPNHPANPLEPENLRDLQAAVLEHGADIGLAFDGDADRCFVIDEKGEPVSPSAITGMVARREIARAKAMGEATPTIIHNLLTSRAVPELVENDGGRPVRTRVGHSFIKAVMADEGAVFGGEHSAHFYFRDFWNADTGMLAAMHVLAALGEQDGPLSELGREYEPYVSSGEINSEVEDKAAAVERVRVAFAGEDLTIDKMDGSTFTANDGSYWFNLRPSNTEPFLRLNVEATDRTSMERVRDSVLSIVRA, translated from the coding sequence GTGACTAGCGAAAAGACAACGACTTTTGACCTCTCGGCTTCCTTCAAGGCGTACGACGTCCGCGGCATTGTGGGCGAGTCGATAACAGCCGGGATCGTCGAAGCCGTGGGCGCCGCGTTCGTGGACGTCCTGCAGCTCCAGGGCCAGACGATCCTGGTAGGCGGCGACATGCGCCCCTCCTCCCCCGAGTTCAGCAAAGCCTTCGCCAGCGGTGCGGCAGCCCGCGGTGCCGACGTCGAACTCCTGGACCTGATTTCCACCGACGAGCTCTACTTCGCCTGCGGTTTCCTGAACCGCGCCGGTGCCACCTTCACCGCCAGCCACAACCCCGCCGGCTACAACGGCATCAAGATGGCCAAAGCGGGCGCCGTCCCCATCTCCTCCGAAACCGGCCTTAAAGATATTCAGGCCCTCGCCGAGCAGTACCTCAACACCGGCTCCATCCCGGCGGTCGGCCAGCGCGGGCAGATCAGTGTCCGCGACGTGCTCAAGGACTACGCCGAGTACCTCCGCAAGCTGGTGGATCTGTCCGGCTCACGCCCCCTGAAGGTGGTGGTGGATGCAGGCAACGGCATGGCCGGCCTGACCACTCCGGCAGTCCTGGGCGACGCCCTGCTGCCCAAGCTGCCCCTGGACATCGTTCCCCTGTACTTCGAGCTGGATGGATCCTTCCCCAACCACCCTGCCAACCCGCTGGAGCCGGAAAACCTCCGGGACCTGCAGGCGGCGGTGCTCGAGCACGGCGCGGACATCGGTCTTGCCTTCGACGGCGACGCCGACCGGTGCTTCGTCATCGACGAGAAGGGCGAGCCCGTTTCGCCGTCGGCAATCACCGGGATGGTGGCCCGACGCGAAATTGCCCGTGCCAAGGCAATGGGCGAAGCAACGCCTACAATCATCCACAACCTCCTCACCTCGCGCGCCGTGCCTGAGCTGGTGGAGAACGACGGCGGACGGCCCGTACGCACGCGCGTTGGCCACTCCTTCATCAAGGCAGTCATGGCGGACGAAGGAGCGGTGTTCGGCGGAGAACACTCAGCCCACTTCTACTTCCGCGACTTCTGGAACGCGGACACCGGCATGCTGGCGGCGATGCACGTCCTGGCAGCCCTGGGCGAGCAGGACGGGCCGCTCTCGGAGCTGGGCCGCGAGTACGAACCTTACGTATCGTCCGGCGAAATCAATTCCGAGGTCGAGGACAAGGCAGCAGCTGTGGAACGGGTGCGCGTCGCTTTTGCCGGTGAAGACCTGACCATCGACAAGATGGACGGCAGCACCTTCACAGCCAACGACGGCAGCTACTGGTTCAACCTGCGCCCATCAAACACCGAACCATTCCTCCGCCTCAATGTTGAAGCCACGGACCGCACGAGCATGGAGCGGGTCCGCGACAGCGTCCTGTCCATCGTCCGGGCCTAG